The following DNA comes from Salvia splendens isolate huo1 chromosome 17, SspV2, whole genome shotgun sequence.
attttgctttattgctcttgtacagaaattaagtgagagagaaaactcgttaaaacaagcggtgcgaatgaaaatgacgtgcaaatcgcgtatatatagatagtgtttcgaaaattaaaaaaaaagtgatggccgatcgctcgccaaTCGCCCGcctacaatggcggccagccgatcggcgagtgCATCGGCCAGCACTCAAAAAttggcgtgcgctcgccgaaatTCTTGCCGTTTTTCCGCTCGCCGCCTACAATAGTTCAGCTAGTAGACATGCCAGCGCCGGGAAttggctagccggtccgctagccTCCATTGGTGATGCTCTTATTAGTGCGCATTTTGAACTGTAACGAATTCGAACTTGCAGCTAGTCTGGATTCAGCTTATCGAATTAACTGATCGTGTGTTTAATAGTCACAATAATCTGTAACACATGATTTACTTATGCTCCATCAAATGAGGTTCATCTTTCGACATAGCCATTAGATTCTATGCTCCGACAGTTGGTAATTTAAATGTATGATCTAACCCTAACCGCTAACTTAATTAATACTAAACCGGTTTATTAGTTTGTAAATTAAAATAGATGCTAGATTCTCAGCaaatatttgaataaataaaatactccctccgttcaacGGTAGTgaagacgtttcttttcggcacacgattaaagaaaaattgtgttaaatgagttaagtaaaggaagaataaagtaagatgaaaaaagtagagagatgaagagagaataaagtaagaaagaataaatgtgtttgacttttgctaaaaaaaaagaaatgactcttCTTGCAACTCTGCTCCTCTGGAACCAACTGActctactactccctccgttccctatTAATTGacatcaatttctttttttgttcgtCCCCAATTAATTGGCACTATTACTTTTGGTAACGGACCCCACATTctattaactcatttcactcacattttattataaaattagtactttatataaaagtatgattcacatttcactaacttttttcacaacttttcactatatttcttaaaatttgtctCAAGTCAACCGGTGCCAATTAAcgtggacgaagagagtattatgGGACCTACTAGATTAGTAAATGACTAAAGTCACTGTGTAGAACGGACGGAATATTAATAAtacagtaaaaaaaaaaaaagagagggtaGTCAAGCTACAAGCTAAGTCGAAGTGATGCTTAACTGAGTTAGAAGGCGTTTGGTGATAATTAGATTGAACCACTCAATTATGAGAAAGCTGGAAACCGCGTTTTCCCTTTCCCCTTCAATTCCATGGTTTCCATATAATTCGCACCCACCTTCCACCATCACTCCCACTCCCAATCACCAAAATGGCTTCCTCCTCACacaccctcttcttcctcctcctcctcctcttcacgCTTTCCCTCTTCCACCCCTCCCTCCAAAAAAagcccctctccctctccctctccttccCCCTCACCTCTGCCCCCATCACCAAATCCAACCTATCATCCGCCAAACTCCTCTCctccccctccgccgccgcagaATCGGCGCCGCCTTTCCCCTACACCTACAAATCCCCTTTCCGTTACTCCATGGCCCTGATCATCTCCCTTCCGATCGGCACCCCGGCCCAGTCCCAGCAGATGGTGGTCGACACCGGCAGCCAGCTCTCTTGGATCCAATGCCGCCGCCGCAAAGCTCCTCCCTCATTCGACCCCTCTCTTTCGTCGTCCTTCTCCGTCCTCCCCTGCACCCACCCAATCTGCAAGCCCCGCATCCCCGACTTCACCCTCCCCACCACCTGCGACCAGAACCGCCTCTGCCACTACTCCTACTTCTACGCCGACGGCACCCTCGCCGATGGCAATCTCGTCCGCGAAAAAATCACCCTCTCCCCCTCCCGCTCCACCCCTCCCCTCATCCTCGGCtgcgccgccgcctccgcctccgcctccgacGCCGAGGGCATCCTCGGCATCAATCGCGGCCGCCTCTCCTTCGTCTCCCAAGCCAAAATCCCCTCCTTCTCCTACTGCATCCCCGTCCGCCGCTCCATCACCGCCGCAAACCCCACCGGAATGTTCTACCTCGGCCACAACCCAAATTCTAGAACCTTCCGCTACATCAACCTCTTGACTTTTCCCCAGAGTCAACGCATGCCGAATCTCGACCCGCTCGCATACACCGTCCCCATGTCCGGGATCAGCGTCGGGAGGCGGAGGCTAAACGTCTCCGCCTCCGTCTTCCGCCCCGACTCGGGCGGGTCAGGGCAGACCATGATCGACTCGGGCACGCAGTACACTTTCCTAGTGGAAGCGGCCTACCAAAGAGTAAAAGAACACGTGGCGAGAGCGGTGGGGCCCAGGCTGAAAAAGGACTACGTGTACCAAGGAGCGTTGGATATGTGCTTCGACGGGAATGCGAGTGAGATCGGACGGCTGATAGGTGACATGGCGTTTCAGTTTGATGGATCTGTGGAAATCAACATCAGCAGAGATCGGATTCTGGATCACGTCGGAGGTGGGGTCCACTGCGTTGCGATAGGGCGGTCGGAGGCTTTGGGGGTTGCGAGTAATATTATTGGCAACTTTCATCAGCGGAATTTGTGGGTCGAATTTGATTTGGTTCGTCGACGGGTCGGGTTTGGAGTTGCGGATTGTAGTAAAGctgtataattttttattattttttttgtagtataGTTTTTGGTGTAGTGGATAGTGTAATATTACTAGCCAATAGTTTTGGGAGATCTAGCTcatcttttaaattatttcattCACTTTTTGTATTAAGGGGACATGTTTTATTTATGTGGCTAGTTTAGACAATACTACTATGAATATTTTACtatgacatttttgttttgcATATAAAACACTCCTCTACAATGATGTTTAGGTATCATCACAACTCTACCGgcaaaagtaacatttttttaAGTATAAGATATAAGTACATTGTTTAACAAGTTGATTCATACTATAAGAGAGATTAAGATAATGGATGAGTCAACAAATCATTGCATATTAATTTATCACAGTTACATATATGCTTCTTCAACCATAgaaaaaattttctttatccGTCTATTAACCGTTTCATCCTTTatctattcatgggccccactgtacttttcacttcatctcttaactaagagacagaacctgcaactcTCCATcttttatccgtctcttaaccatctcttaacttaatattcattcaatttcattttttatttttatttccaacaaattcaattactaaaaacacatttcattaaataaaataaaataaaattacaacataaaataaaaatacaacttaaaattcaaaaaataaaaaaaacacataattaaaatcctaaaaaaataaaatttacataatttaaaatacaattttatagaaattaaaaaaaactactccgccggcgaatcatcccccgaaggcggttgcggtgcactcaagctacctggaggcggaattaccgttttcgatttttatttatttatttatttttattaaattcgaattgaaaaaatataatttattgcgtcagcatgacgaagcccactcgcgggccggcgagtgggcgtcacgcatggcgccggagcgcgccacgtcgcgcgagcgcgtggcgagacagccctcgacccgtctcggtgggacgggcgtctcggcgagaccgggacgagacgggacgctgcaatgCATCTCGgtgccgtctcgtctcggcgggacgagatacgagccacccgcgggacgcgttgcaggtGCCCTCAGTCACTACAAAAATCTAAAAATGGACAAAAATTACTTTAATAATCCATGTGTGGTGCATGTTTGCTCGAAAAAATATTGGGATTGTGAAGTACTATTATAAATTTTGACCTAGGAAGTGGCCGGGAccctataaattaaaattgtcaaATTATTAGTGCACGGTGTATAGAGAGAGCTATGCCAAAGTTCCATCACCAAATTAAATTGTACGTAGGAGTAGtagaaaatttgaatttcaacaTTTGACCCCGATTATTTTTTAAACACTTGCTCATTCAATATATATAGTggtaaaataatttcacaacaatttattctcctattttaCCATTGATGGACGATAAAAGTGTAGAGAATAAATATCTGTACTAAATCCTAGAGCATTTAAATATCTAATAAATTTCCacctataaaattaataatgtggGCAGTGGTGGGCTCTAGATTTGCTGCTTGCTTGAAACCTGGATGACAAACACTCTTTTCGTACTCTGTTTATATAATTAAGTTTGTGTACCACGTTTCATGGATATGATTAGGCATTTTATTAtgtggtactccctccgttccttgttaatagaggcatttctttttggcacggagtttaagaatagtgtgttaaatggatggtgaaaaaagtaagagagagtaaagtaagagagatgaagagacaataaagtaaaaagaagaattactttttgctaaaatagaaatgactcaattaacttggaacttcccaaaat
Coding sequences within:
- the LOC121775285 gene encoding aspartic proteinase PCS1-like, whose amino-acid sequence is MASSSHTLFFLLLLLFTLSLFHPSLQKKPLSLSLSFPLTSAPITKSNLSSAKLLSSPSAAAESAPPFPYTYKSPFRYSMALIISLPIGTPAQSQQMVVDTGSQLSWIQCRRRKAPPSFDPSLSSSFSVLPCTHPICKPRIPDFTLPTTCDQNRLCHYSYFYADGTLADGNLVREKITLSPSRSTPPLILGCAAASASASDAEGILGINRGRLSFVSQAKIPSFSYCIPVRRSITAANPTGMFYLGHNPNSRTFRYINLLTFPQSQRMPNLDPLAYTVPMSGISVGRRRLNVSASVFRPDSGGSGQTMIDSGTQYTFLVEAAYQRVKEHVARAVGPRLKKDYVYQGALDMCFDGNASEIGRLIGDMAFQFDGSVEINISRDRILDHVGGGVHCVAIGRSEALGVASNIIGNFHQRNLWVEFDLVRRRVGFGVADCSKAV